A DNA window from Chryseobacterium sp. MEBOG06 contains the following coding sequences:
- the priA gene encoding primosomal protein N', producing the protein MQYAQIVLPLNLKGSFTYKVPEELISEIQPGMRVLVPFGGKKIYTGIIFELHNNAPENFVAKDVISMLDDKPILPEEQIRFWNWLSDYYLCSLGEIYRFAFPSSLKLESETYLKLKPGAVIDFENLDVSEMYLIQALEVRQLINLTDIEAFIPKKEIIKTINSLIDMQYIEIDEKIAEKYKAKEVSYVKINDEVLRNQNLTEILLKLNKAPKQKDLFLLILEKQTEHPDIHIKKAGLFEDGYFGSSHFKALADKGFVEEYYMQKDRIESYEGEIEELEELSEQQKIAKSEIDEAFEEGKNVLLHGVTSSGKTHIYLEKIEECIQQGNNVLFLLPEISLTKQITQRLEKKYGRQLGFYHQKLTDFEKVEVWRRIKQNDIRVLIATRNALFLPYQNLGLIVVDEEHDSAYKPKEVSPYFNAKDAALVLGGLYKAGVILGSATPSVESYYRARKDKIKYVFLNERFGEVSLPEYELINFKEAHESKKVSGNFSLRLIEEIKKTVDEKNQAIVLHNRRGYSNVIECESCGYVNYCSNCDVVMTYHKAANEMKCHYCGQKASKPKTCPKCQSENLNERGVGVEQIHEEVSKLFPENEVDRMDIDSMRKKFAYEKLYEKIEDRETDIIVGTQMISKGLDFDHIELVAIPKADSMLYVQDFRAEERAYQLITQVSGRAGRVSGKGKILIQTYNPEHSVFQLIKMNNPAKIYKYILTERQKFHYPPFTKLIMIELKHIRDEKVDRASQFLGSILRKYLPEDCILGPERAQIARLNNVYQFQILLKLPRGKNYEKFKDLVLISLKEFDEITAYQSVKKGVFVDF; encoded by the coding sequence TTGCAATACGCTCAAATTGTTTTACCACTGAACCTGAAAGGATCTTTTACCTATAAAGTTCCTGAAGAACTGATATCTGAAATACAACCCGGAATGCGGGTATTGGTACCGTTTGGAGGAAAGAAGATTTATACAGGAATTATATTTGAACTTCATAACAATGCCCCTGAGAATTTTGTCGCAAAGGATGTGATCAGTATGCTGGATGATAAGCCAATCCTTCCTGAGGAACAGATTCGTTTCTGGAACTGGCTTTCGGACTATTATCTGTGTAGTCTTGGGGAAATTTACAGGTTTGCTTTTCCTTCCTCATTAAAGCTGGAAAGTGAAACCTATCTAAAACTGAAACCAGGTGCTGTTATTGATTTTGAAAATCTGGATGTGAGTGAAATGTACCTTATTCAGGCACTGGAAGTTCGGCAGCTGATTAACCTTACAGATATTGAGGCTTTTATTCCTAAAAAAGAGATTATTAAAACCATCAACTCACTTATTGACATGCAGTATATTGAGATTGATGAAAAAATTGCTGAAAAATATAAAGCGAAAGAGGTTTCCTATGTAAAAATTAATGATGAGGTTTTGAGGAACCAGAATCTTACAGAAATTCTTTTAAAACTTAATAAAGCTCCCAAACAGAAAGATCTTTTCCTTTTGATTCTGGAAAAACAAACAGAACATCCGGATATTCATATTAAGAAAGCCGGACTTTTTGAAGATGGTTACTTTGGAAGTTCTCACTTCAAAGCGCTTGCAGATAAAGGCTTTGTGGAGGAATATTATATGCAGAAGGACCGTATAGAAAGCTATGAAGGAGAGATTGAAGAACTTGAAGAACTTTCCGAACAGCAGAAAATAGCTAAATCCGAAATTGATGAAGCCTTTGAAGAGGGGAAAAATGTTCTGCTTCACGGAGTAACTTCGTCTGGAAAAACCCATATTTATTTAGAGAAAATAGAAGAATGTATACAACAGGGAAACAATGTACTGTTTTTACTTCCCGAAATATCTCTTACTAAACAGATCACCCAGAGATTAGAAAAAAAATATGGCAGGCAGTTGGGATTCTACCATCAGAAGCTGACTGATTTTGAAAAGGTGGAAGTATGGAGAAGAATTAAGCAGAATGATATCCGTGTTCTGATTGCTACCCGTAATGCTTTGTTTTTACCTTATCAGAATTTAGGTTTGATTGTTGTAGATGAAGAACACGATTCTGCATACAAACCAAAAGAAGTATCTCCTTATTTTAATGCTAAAGATGCAGCATTGGTATTGGGAGGGCTTTATAAGGCGGGAGTGATCCTTGGATCTGCAACCCCTTCTGTGGAAAGTTATTACAGAGCCCGAAAAGATAAGATAAAATACGTATTCCTGAATGAAAGGTTCGGGGAGGTCAGTCTGCCGGAATATGAACTTATCAATTTCAAGGAAGCTCACGAGTCTAAAAAAGTTTCCGGCAATTTCTCTTTAAGGCTTATTGAAGAAATAAAGAAGACAGTAGACGAAAAAAACCAGGCTATTGTCCTTCACAACCGTCGTGGCTATTCTAATGTAATAGAATGTGAAAGCTGTGGATATGTGAACTATTGCTCCAATTGTGATGTGGTGATGACTTACCATAAGGCAGCTAACGAGATGAAATGCCACTACTGCGGACAAAAAGCTTCAAAACCTAAGACATGCCCTAAATGCCAATCCGAAAATTTAAATGAAAGAGGCGTTGGAGTAGAGCAGATTCATGAAGAAGTTTCTAAACTTTTTCCCGAAAATGAAGTGGATAGAATGGACATAGATTCTATGCGTAAAAAATTTGCTTACGAAAAGCTGTATGAAAAGATAGAAGATAGAGAGACTGATATCATTGTAGGAACACAAATGATATCTAAAGGACTGGATTTTGACCATATTGAACTGGTAGCGATTCCAAAAGCAGATTCTATGCTGTATGTACAGGATTTCAGGGCAGAGGAAAGGGCCTATCAGCTGATCACACAGGTTTCCGGAAGAGCAGGAAGAGTATCCGGAAAGGGAAAAATTCTGATTCAGACTTATAATCCTGAACATTCCGTATTTCAGCTTATTAAGATGAACAATCCGGCGAAGATCTATAAATACATTCTTACAGAGCGCCAGAAATTTCACTATCCGCCATTTACTAAGCTTATTATGATTGAGCTGAAGCATATCAGAGATGAAAAGGTAGACCGTGCTTCTCAGTTTCTGGGATCTATCTTAAGAAAATATCTGCCGGAAGATTGTATTTTGGGACCGGAAAGGGCCCAGATTGCAAGACTGAATAATGTATATCAGTTTCAGATTTTGCTTAAGCTACCGAGGGGTAAAAATTATGAGAAGTTTAAGGATCTGGTTTTGATAAGTCTAAAAGAATTTGACGAAATCACTGCTTATCAAAGCGTTAAAAAAGGGGTTTTTGTGGATTTTTAA
- the dacB gene encoding D-alanyl-D-alanine carboxypeptidase/D-alanyl-D-alanine-endopeptidase, producing MVNYRKYISSVAVLASGFFLAQSTVSTVLYSQNYDNQKSSLHLPSPVSSVVEKAVLSAKELVDINVNTMMADPVLKNASWGFVVYDPKTKKVISSYNENTPLVPASTTKLLTTETAMNLLGENYRWMTQLEYSGTVDENGVLNGNLYVIGSGDPSLGTNKAGASSYRDIISDFIGGVSREGIKKVNGDIIIQTALFKGNISMLPENVVWLENNNYYLPAGTTRGINPANEKLIVKKGGFSTEKKFFYVSPYAHQMVYAEKYEGDGVLTTKLPDAPAYLANSFRTTLVKSGIPVTGKVTPKMTDAAPENRKMLSAYQSPTLGDIIYYTNQHSDNSLAESLLKTVGFQKIGDQTSESGRIVVTGHLKDAGFDMLGLNYIDGSGLSRSNNVTPISQVKFLTSLMDQKYYRSYLTSLPIGGQSGTLKRMFIGGGNGQIFAKTGTLNKVKTLAGYLKTNSGKTLVFSLMVNNYSGSVDMVKKRMEKILEPALEL from the coding sequence ATGGTAAATTACAGAAAATATATTTCAAGTGTAGCGGTGTTGGCTTCCGGTTTTTTCCTGGCTCAGTCTACCGTTTCTACCGTTCTTTATTCTCAGAATTATGACAATCAGAAAAGCAGTTTACATCTGCCCTCACCGGTTAGTTCGGTGGTGGAAAAAGCTGTTTTGTCAGCAAAAGAACTTGTAGATATTAATGTAAACACAATGATGGCAGATCCTGTGCTGAAAAATGCAAGCTGGGGATTCGTTGTGTATGATCCAAAAACGAAGAAAGTAATCTCTTCGTACAATGAAAATACTCCTTTGGTTCCGGCTTCTACTACTAAATTATTGACTACAGAAACCGCAATGAATCTGTTGGGCGAGAACTACCGCTGGATGACCCAGCTGGAGTATTCAGGAACTGTGGATGAAAACGGAGTTTTAAATGGGAATCTTTATGTAATTGGAAGCGGGGATCCTTCGTTAGGAACCAACAAAGCAGGAGCTTCATCTTACAGAGACATTATCTCAGATTTCATAGGAGGTGTTTCAAGAGAGGGAATCAAAAAGGTAAATGGTGATATTATCATTCAGACAGCGCTTTTCAAAGGCAATATTTCAATGCTTCCGGAAAATGTTGTATGGTTGGAAAACAATAATTACTACCTGCCTGCAGGAACAACTCGTGGAATAAACCCTGCAAATGAAAAACTGATCGTTAAAAAAGGAGGTTTCTCTACAGAAAAGAAATTTTTCTACGTTTCTCCTTATGCCCATCAGATGGTATATGCTGAAAAATATGAAGGAGACGGAGTATTGACAACCAAACTTCCGGATGCACCGGCTTACCTTGCTAATTCTTTCAGAACGACTTTGGTAAAAAGCGGAATCCCTGTTACCGGAAAGGTAACTCCAAAAATGACAGATGCAGCACCAGAGAACAGAAAAATGCTTTCAGCGTATCAGTCTCCCACTTTAGGTGATATTATTTATTATACAAATCAGCACAGTGACAATTCATTAGCTGAGTCTTTGCTGAAAACTGTAGGATTCCAGAAAATAGGTGATCAGACTTCAGAATCGGGAAGAATAGTAGTAACAGGACATCTGAAAGATGCCGGCTTTGACATGTTGGGCCTTAATTACATTGATGGAAGCGGGCTTTCAAGAAGTAATAATGTGACTCCTATTTCTCAGGTGAAGTTTCTAACTTCCTTAATGGATCAGAAGTATTACAGGTCTTATCTCACTTCTTTGCCAATTGGCGGACAGTCTGGAACTTTGAAAAGAATGTTCATCGGAGGAGGTAATGGTCAGATATTTGCTAAAACGGGAACTTTAAACAAAGTAAAAACACTGGCGGGTTATCTAAAAACCAATTCCGGAAAAACATTGGTTTTCTCCCTAATGGTCAATAATTATTCCGGATCAGTAGATATGGTGAAGAAAAGAATGGAGAAAATTCTTGAACCGGCACTGGAACTTTAA
- a CDS encoding M1 family metallopeptidase gives MTKLYLLILGFLISQPFYGQKQDQNIDMKGLIEKEKKSFTHKMNIGNVNANTLNYDLQYQRMDVTLDPAVYNISGSVTSHFKPTQNMGSIYFDLSNTLTVSQVKYHGSNITSFQQLSTKELKIDFPASIPANTLDSLTIYYSGAPSTGNDAFKTSLQGGIPVLATLSEPYGAQDWFPTKQSMNDKIDRFDFKITTPQNYNVAANGKLMSETFPTGSTKLTFWRTMYPTPAYLIALAITNFVKLTDTIGNPPFPFVNYVYPSTSSNATSMANITWTKQVMNTFETYFGEYPFRNEKYGHMEFMYGGGMEHQTMSSLGGWSKTLIAHELAHQWFGDKVTCGAWNDIWLNEGFATFGEHLANEKLLMPNTDFMNYLNGQISYITGSPGGSVYVPDSGLSSINRIFDSRLTYAKGGYVLRMLKWILGDAAFYQALKEYHARPALAYNYVRTSDFNTSLLQSTGKDFTEFFNDWVTGEGYPTYAIKWQQSGTQTLFKVSQTQSSPTVSFFEMPLPVKVIGTAGQTAYLVLNNTSNNQYFQESVSFPIASVQFNYEYQILEKNSTVTQDNTLSISSVEKDNFGLYPNPAKNELYIKGINKTVEFSIHALDGKLVGKGTYQPGKAIGISELVPGAYIFTVDEKNIKFIKH, from the coding sequence ATGACAAAATTGTACCTTTTGATATTGGGATTTTTGATATCCCAACCGTTCTACGGCCAGAAACAGGATCAAAACATTGATATGAAAGGTTTGATTGAAAAGGAAAAGAAGTCCTTTACTCACAAAATGAATATAGGGAACGTGAATGCCAATACCCTGAATTATGACCTGCAGTACCAAAGAATGGACGTTACCCTGGATCCGGCAGTTTATAATATTTCAGGTTCTGTAACTTCTCACTTTAAACCTACACAGAATATGGGAAGCATTTATTTTGACCTTTCCAATACACTGACGGTTTCGCAGGTGAAATATCACGGATCGAATATCACCAGCTTTCAGCAGCTTTCCACAAAGGAATTAAAGATTGATTTTCCGGCATCTATTCCGGCCAATACATTAGATTCTCTTACTATATATTATTCTGGAGCCCCGTCTACAGGTAATGATGCTTTTAAAACAAGCCTTCAGGGAGGAATACCTGTTCTTGCGACTTTAAGTGAGCCCTATGGGGCACAGGACTGGTTTCCTACCAAGCAGAGTATGAATGATAAAATTGACCGATTTGATTTTAAAATTACAACACCTCAAAACTATAACGTAGCAGCCAACGGGAAACTGATGTCAGAAACTTTTCCTACAGGAAGTACAAAGCTTACCTTCTGGAGAACGATGTATCCTACACCCGCTTATCTGATTGCACTGGCTATTACTAATTTTGTTAAACTGACTGATACAATCGGAAACCCTCCGTTTCCTTTTGTCAACTATGTCTATCCATCTACCAGTTCCAATGCAACAAGTATGGCGAATATTACCTGGACAAAGCAGGTAATGAATACTTTTGAGACCTATTTTGGTGAATACCCGTTCCGTAACGAAAAATACGGTCATATGGAATTTATGTATGGAGGAGGAATGGAGCATCAAACGATGTCTTCTCTGGGAGGCTGGAGTAAAACTCTTATTGCTCATGAGCTTGCCCATCAGTGGTTTGGAGATAAAGTTACCTGCGGGGCATGGAATGATATCTGGCTGAATGAGGGGTTTGCCACTTTTGGAGAACACTTGGCCAATGAAAAACTACTGATGCCCAATACAGATTTTATGAATTACCTGAATGGGCAGATCAGTTATATTACCGGAAGTCCCGGGGGAAGCGTTTATGTTCCGGATAGCGGACTTTCAAGTATCAACAGAATTTTCGACAGCAGGCTTACTTATGCAAAAGGAGGTTATGTTCTGAGAATGCTGAAGTGGATCTTGGGAGATGCCGCTTTTTACCAGGCGCTTAAAGAATACCATGCAAGGCCTGCTCTTGCTTACAATTATGTAAGGACTTCAGACTTTAATACTTCATTACTTCAGTCTACAGGAAAAGATTTTACTGAGTTTTTTAATGATTGGGTGACTGGCGAAGGATATCCTACTTATGCTATCAAATGGCAGCAATCTGGAACTCAGACTTTGTTTAAAGTTAGTCAGACACAAAGTAGTCCTACTGTCAGTTTTTTTGAAATGCCTCTACCTGTTAAAGTAATCGGAACGGCTGGGCAAACTGCTTATTTGGTGCTTAATAATACTTCCAATAACCAATACTTCCAGGAGTCTGTATCTTTCCCGATTGCAAGTGTTCAGTTTAATTATGAATACCAGATTCTGGAAAAAAACTCTACCGTGACTCAGGATAATACATTAAGCATATCGTCAGTTGAGAAAGATAACTTTGGCTTATATCCGAATCCTGCAAAAAATGAATTATATATAAAGGGAATTAATAAGACTGTTGAGTTTTCCATTCATGCTCTTGATGGAAAACTGGTAGGAAAAGGAACGTATCAGCCGGGTAAGGCAATAGGAATCTCAGAATTGGTTCCGGGCGCTTATATTTTTACGGTTGATGAGAAAAATATCAAGTTTATTAAACATTAA
- a CDS encoding cupin-like domain-containing protein yields the protein MKLVPAQKIKKISPETFIKKHMKPRIPVILQDFADPESPAFKKWNYDYFKEIAGEHKVNIYGSEIESLDRVASKPIGQSTFSEYLDLITSSPTEHRLFLFNLLTIKPELKNDIHYNDVTKGKILKWLPFMFFGGEGSITRNHVDIDMSHVFITQFQGIKKIWLFPWEQSDLLYKLPYNFHSITNIKEPDYAEFPGLKYVNGYEAVIKPGETLYIPSGWWHYIQYETEGYSVSIRALPSGWLEKWRGFKNLVLIRHFDNVMRNVFRQKWFDFKVRKAVRKANRSIKKQRSFQI from the coding sequence ATGAAATTAGTTCCGGCACAGAAAATAAAAAAAATAAGTCCCGAAACCTTTATCAAGAAACATATGAAGCCAAGAATTCCGGTTATTCTACAAGATTTTGCAGATCCGGAAAGTCCTGCTTTTAAAAAGTGGAATTATGATTATTTTAAAGAAATTGCAGGCGAACATAAAGTCAACATTTACGGTAGCGAGATTGAATCACTGGACCGAGTAGCCAGCAAACCGATAGGACAAAGCACTTTTTCAGAGTATCTTGATTTGATTACCTCCTCTCCTACCGAGCACCGCCTTTTCTTATTTAATTTATTAACCATTAAACCCGAGCTTAAAAATGATATTCATTATAATGATGTTACAAAAGGAAAAATTTTAAAATGGCTTCCTTTTATGTTCTTCGGAGGCGAGGGTTCAATTACCAGAAACCATGTTGATATTGATATGTCTCACGTTTTTATCACCCAGTTTCAGGGAATCAAAAAAATATGGCTTTTCCCTTGGGAACAGTCTGATTTACTTTACAAACTTCCCTATAATTTTCATAGCATTACTAATATTAAAGAGCCTGACTATGCGGAATTTCCGGGATTAAAATATGTAAACGGCTATGAAGCTGTTATTAAACCGGGAGAAACCCTCTATATTCCTTCCGGATGGTGGCATTATATACAATATGAAACGGAAGGTTATTCTGTTTCTATCAGAGCCCTGCCTTCAGGATGGCTTGAAAAATGGAGAGGTTTTAAAAACCTTGTTCTGATCAGACATTTTGATAATGTAATGCGAAATGTATTTAGACAGAAATGGTTTGATTTTAAAGTACGAAAAGCTGTTAGAAAGGCCAACAGATCAATCAAAAAACAACGAAGCTTTCAAATATGA
- the kbl gene encoding glycine C-acetyltransferase: protein MISEKYLQHLQNELQNIESDGLYKKERIITSQQSAEIEANGKKLLNFCANNYLGLSNNPEVMKASQDMIQSHGYGMSSVRFICGTQDIHKDLEKKIADFLGLEDTILYAAAFDANGGVFEPLFTEEDAIISDELNHASIIDGVRLCKAARYRYKNNNMADLEAQLIAASEKNHRFKIIVTDGVFSMDGIVADLKGVCDLADKYDALVMVDDSHATGFIGKTGRGTHEANEVMGRVDIITSTLGKALGGALGGFTSGKKEIIDMLRQRSRPYLFSNSLAPGIVGAALKVLDMISDDTSLRDKVMENADYFRTEMKAKGFDIPDGDAAIVPVMLYDAPLSQKMAEKLMDEGIYVIGFFYPVVPKGKARIRVQLSAAHTKEHLDKAIAAFEKVGKELGVIS from the coding sequence ATGATCTCTGAAAAATACCTTCAACATTTACAGAATGAACTTCAGAATATTGAGAGTGACGGACTTTACAAAAAAGAAAGAATCATCACTTCTCAGCAAAGTGCAGAAATAGAAGCTAATGGTAAAAAGCTATTGAACTTCTGTGCGAATAATTATCTGGGATTATCCAACAATCCGGAAGTAATGAAAGCTTCTCAGGATATGATCCAGTCTCATGGGTATGGAATGTCTTCTGTACGTTTTATCTGTGGTACACAAGATATTCACAAGGATTTAGAGAAAAAGATTGCAGATTTCTTAGGTCTTGAAGATACAATTCTTTATGCAGCGGCATTTGATGCGAATGGTGGAGTTTTTGAACCATTATTTACAGAAGAAGATGCTATTATTTCAGATGAATTGAATCATGCTTCTATCATAGACGGAGTTCGTCTTTGTAAAGCCGCAAGATACCGATATAAAAATAACAATATGGCTGATCTGGAAGCTCAGTTAATTGCAGCTTCTGAAAAGAATCACCGTTTCAAAATCATCGTTACAGACGGAGTATTCTCTATGGACGGGATTGTTGCAGACTTAAAAGGAGTTTGTGATCTTGCTGATAAATATGATGCTTTGGTAATGGTAGACGACTCTCATGCAACAGGATTTATTGGGAAAACAGGCCGTGGTACTCATGAAGCAAATGAAGTAATGGGAAGAGTAGATATTATTACTTCTACATTAGGAAAAGCTTTGGGTGGTGCCTTAGGAGGATTTACTTCCGGTAAAAAAGAGATCATTGATATGCTGAGACAGCGTTCAAGACCGTATTTGTTTTCAAACTCTTTAGCTCCAGGAATCGTAGGCGCTGCTTTGAAGGTATTGGATATGATCTCTGACGATACATCACTTCGTGATAAAGTAATGGAAAATGCAGACTATTTCAGAACAGAGATGAAAGCAAAAGGCTTTGATATTCCGGACGGAGATGCTGCGATTGTTCCTGTGATGCTTTACGATGCTCCGCTTTCTCAGAAAATGGCTGAAAAGCTAATGGATGAGGGAATCTATGTAATTGGTTTCTTCTACCCTGTAGTACCGAAAGGAAAAGCAAGAATCAGAGTACAGTTATCAGCTGCTCATACCAAAGAACATCTGGATAAAGCGATTGCTGCTTTTGAAAAAGTAGGAAAAGAATTAGGAGTGATCTCTTAA
- a CDS encoding CopD family protein produces the protein MLYTIIKALHIIFMVSYFAGIFYLVRIFVYYKDTDEFPGEKKKILREQYTFMARRLWNIITVPAGVIMTVCGLVMIALNPGLMKMGWFHLKLTFLIGLAIYHYWCWKKVLLLKVLNGDPLETANIKLRQANEIATFILFLVVFTVILKSMAIEYWWQLITGFFVLVFLIMMTVKLVNKNKKNK, from the coding sequence ATGCTTTATACAATAATCAAAGCGCTGCACATTATTTTTATGGTGAGTTATTTTGCGGGAATTTTTTATCTCGTGAGGATTTTCGTTTACTATAAGGATACCGATGAATTTCCGGGAGAAAAAAAGAAAATTCTTAGAGAGCAGTACACCTTTATGGCCAGAAGACTCTGGAATATCATTACCGTTCCGGCAGGAGTCATTATGACAGTATGTGGATTGGTCATGATCGCCTTAAATCCGGGGTTGATGAAAATGGGATGGTTTCATTTAAAACTTACCTTTCTTATCGGGCTTGCTATTTACCATTACTGGTGCTGGAAAAAAGTACTTCTTTTAAAGGTACTGAACGGAGACCCATTAGAAACTGCCAATATCAAACTGAGACAGGCGAATGAAATTGCGACATTCATTTTGTTTCTGGTCGTATTCACTGTTATTTTAAAATCAATGGCAATTGAATATTGGTGGCAATTAATTACAGGATTTTTCGTTCTTGTATTTCTGATCATGATGACCGTAAAACTTGTAAATAAAAATAAAAAAAACAAATAA
- a CDS encoding ABC transporter permease subunit: protein MIAILKKELWSYFGNWSAWVIIAAFSLIATLFLFFFDNDSNIFEIGMASLQSYFVLVPWLLMFIIPALSMKTFAEEQQTGTLNWLFSQPLKISDLVTGKFLSVWIVGILCLIPSLIYLYTVYVLGVPAGNIDLGMTLGSYLGLIMLIAAFSGVGILASSLSQNQIMAYLLGVFMCFIMYFGIEQLASYKLLGGADFLLQNIGFYQHFLGFTRGLIDFKDVAYFILVIGASLVLSNHFINKKK from the coding sequence ATGATTGCAATTTTAAAGAAAGAACTTTGGAGTTACTTTGGAAACTGGAGCGCATGGGTGATCATTGCCGCTTTCAGTTTGATAGCGACCCTTTTCCTGTTCTTTTTCGACAACGATTCTAATATTTTTGAGATCGGAATGGCCTCGCTGCAGAGCTATTTTGTATTGGTTCCATGGCTGCTGATGTTCATCATCCCGGCGCTTTCCATGAAAACTTTTGCTGAAGAACAGCAAACCGGAACATTGAACTGGCTTTTTTCACAACCTTTAAAAATTTCAGATCTGGTAACAGGAAAATTCCTTTCCGTATGGATCGTGGGGATTTTATGTCTGATTCCTTCTTTGATCTACCTTTATACGGTATATGTGTTAGGAGTTCCGGCAGGGAATATTGACCTTGGGATGACTCTTGGAAGTTACCTGGGGCTGATTATGCTCATTGCCGCATTTTCCGGAGTGGGAATTTTGGCATCTTCATTATCACAAAACCAGATTATGGCTTATCTTCTGGGTGTTTTCATGTGCTTCATTATGTACTTTGGAATCGAACAGCTGGCGAGCTACAAACTTCTGGGAGGAGCAGATTTTCTTCTTCAGAATATAGGATTTTATCAGCATTTCTTAGGCTTCACAAGGGGTCTTATTGATTTTAAGGATGTAGCTTATTTTATTCTGGTCATTGGAGCTTCATTAGTATTGTCCAATCATTTTATAAACAAAAAGAAGTAG